In one Grus americana isolate bGruAme1 chromosome 1, bGruAme1.mat, whole genome shotgun sequence genomic region, the following are encoded:
- the SREBF2 gene encoding sterol regulatory element-binding protein 2, whose amino-acid sequence MEGSELGAENMETLTELGDELTLGDIDEMLQFVSNQAGDFPDLFSDHLCGTFQGSGSGGSSGGTLEPQLQGPYSQVQLQPFSPPPASPQLQSLPVKAAQAAPPAPPRSAPLLQPRPPLQPQLQQQAVMITPTFSSAPQTRIIQQPVIYQNAATSFQVLQPQVQSLVTSSQVQPVTIQQQVQTVQAQRVLTQAANGTIQTLTPATVQTVAAPQVQQVPVLVQPQIIKTDSLVLTTLKTDGNPVMATVQNPALTALTAPLQTTALQTLVGSNGTILTTMPVMVGQEKVPIKQVPGGVKQPEPPKEGERRTTHNIIEKRYRSSINDKIIELKDLVMGTDAKMHKSGVLRKAIDYIKYLQQANHKLRQENMVLKLANQKNKLLKGIDLSSLVDNDVDLKIDDFNQNVLLMSPPASDSGSQAGFSPYSIDSEPGSPLLDDAKVKDEPDSPPVALGMVDRSRILLCALTFLCLSFNPLTSLLDARGTPESDSLVRHSSGRNMLTIESDAGGWFGWMMPTLILWLVNGVIVLSVFIKLLVHGEPVTRLHSRSSVTFWRHRKQADLDLARGDFAAAASNLQTCLSVLGRALPASRLDLACSLSWNVIRYSLQKLSLVRWLLKRTSHQWRAREATAGFEDEAKTSARDAALAYHKLHQLHITGKLPSSSAYSGLHMALCAVNLAECAEEKIPPSTMAEIHLTAAVGLKTRCGGKLGFLASYFLSQAQSLCSSERSAIPDSLRWLCHPLGQKFFVERSWTVKSAAKESLYCTQRNPADPIAQVHQAFCENLLERAVDSLVKPQTRKEIVGQEEEEPCEFSSAMEYLKLLNSFLDSMGSGAPPFASNSVLKSALGPDVVCRWWSAAVAMAIGWLRGDDAAVRSHFAEVERMPKSLEMSENALVKATFYVCRAMQASLSGKADGQQSSLGHCERASSHLWNSLNMSSGVSSTVLNNMIQLLACDLLLSLRTSLWQKQANASQALGETYHASAPELTGFQRDLGSLRKLAHGFRPAYRKVFLHEATVRLMAGASPTRTHQLLEHSLRRRTPQSSKQGELDTLPGQRERATAILLACRHLPLSFLSSPGQRAVLLAEAARTLEKVGDKRSCNDCQQMIVKLSGGTAIAAS is encoded by the exons ATGGAGGGCAGCGAGCTGGGCGCGGAGAACATGGAGACCCTGACCGAGCTGGGCGACGAGCTCACCCTGGGTGACATCGACG aGATGCTGCAGTTCGTCAGTAACCAAGCAGGGGACTTTCCAGATCTGTTTTCGGATCACTTGTGTGGCACCTTCCAGGGCAGCGGCAGCGGTGGCAGCAGTGGTGGGACCCTGGAGCCACAGTTGCAGGGGCCATACAGCCAGgtgcagctgcagcccttcTCGCCGCCCCCCGCAtccccccagctccagagccTGCCGGTCAAAGCGGCGCAGGCAGCACCTCCGGCCCCTCCGCGGTCGGcccctctcctccagccccggcccccgctCCAACCTCAGCTCCAGCAGCAAGCCGTGATGATCACGCCGACGttcagctctgctccccagacCAGGATTATCCAGCAGCCGGTGATCTACCAGAACGCGGCCACGAGTTTCCAAG ttctccaGCCTCAAGTCCAGAGCCTGGTGACATCCTCCCAGGTTCAGCCAGTTACCATCCAGCAGCAAGTGCAGACTGTGCAGGCCCAGCGGGTGCTGACGCAGGCTGCCAATGGCACCATCCAGACGTTAACGCCAGCCACGGTCCAGACAGTTGCTGCACCACAGGTCCAGCAAGTTCCA GTTCTGGTCCAACCTCAGATCATAAAAACGGACTCCCTTGTCTTGACGACCCTGAAAACGGACGGTAATCCCGTTATGGCCACAGTACAGAACCCAGCGCTGACAGCGCTCACTGCTCCCCTTCAGACCACAGCTCTGCAG ACCCTCGTTGGGAGCAACGGGACCATTTTGACCACAATGCCGGTGATGGTGGGACAAGAAAAGGTGCCTATCAAACAAGTTCCTGGGGGTGTCAAGCAACCAGAACCACCtaaagaaggagagaggagaacaACTCACAACATCATTGAAAAGCGTTACCGGTCATCCATAAATGACAAGATCATTGAGCTGAAGGACCTTGTCATGGGGACAGATGCCAAG ATGCACAAGTCTGGAGTCCTGAGAAAAGCCATTGATTACATTAAATACCTGCAGCAGGCCAACCATAAGCTGAGGCAGGAGAACATGGTTCTGAAGCTGGCGAACCAAAAGAACA agctgttgaagGGCATTGACCTAAGCAGTCTGGTTGACAACGATGTGGATCTGAAGATAGATGACTTCAACCAGAACGTGCTGCTGATGTCTCCTCCGGCCTCTGACTCTGGATCCCAGGCTGGCTTCTCTCCCTATTCCATTGACTCAGAGCCAGGAAGCCCACTCCTTGATGATGCAAAG GTTAAAGATGAGCCTGACTCTCCTCCTGTGGCCCTTGGCATGGTGGATCGCTCTCGGATACTCCTCTGTGCTCTCACgttcctttgcctttccttcaATCCTCTGACATCCCTCCTGGATGCCCGAGGAACCCCGGAGTCCGACAGCCTGGTGCGCCACAGCTCTGGCAGGAACATGCTGACCATTGAGTCAG ATGCGGGTGGTTGGTTTGGCTGGATGATGCCCACGCTGATCCTGTGGCTCGTGAATGGAGTGATTGTACTAAGCGTGTTCATTAAGCTCCTTGTGCACGGAGAGCCGGTGACCCGGCTGCACTCGAGATCGTCCGTCACGTTCTGGAGGCATCGCAAGCAAGCGGACCTGGATTTGGCACGG GGGGATTTTGCTGCAGCTGCGTCAAACCTGCAAACTTGCCTGTCGGTTCTCGGCCGAGCGCTGCCGGCTTCCCGCCTGGACTTGGCCTGCAGCCTGTCCTGGAACGTGATCCGCTATAGCCTGCAGAAGCTGTCGCTGGTGCGGTGGCTGCTGAAGAGGACTTCTCATCAGTGGCGGGCGAGGGAGGCCACTGCAGGCTTTGAGGACGAAGCCAAGACGAGCGCTCGGGATGCGGCTCTAGCGTATCACAAGCTCCATCAGCTCCACATAACAG GTAAACTTCCCTCCAGCTCAGCTTACTCAGGCTTGCACATGGCCCTATGTGCTGTGAATCTGGCTGAGTGCGCAGAAGAAAAGATCCCACCCAGCACAATGGCAGAAATCCACCTGACGGCTGCGGTTGGCTTGAAAACTCGCTGCGGAGGCAAGCTTGGCTTCCTAGCG agCTACTTTTTAAGCCAGGCTCAAAGCCTGTGCAGCTCGGAGCGAAGTGCCATTCCCGACTCGTTGCGTTGGCTGTGCCACCCCCTGGGACAAAAGTTTTTTGTGGAGCGAAGCTGGACGGTGAAGTCTGCTGCGAAGGAGAGCCTGTACTGCACCCAAAGGAACCCCG CGGATCCTATTGCACAAGTCCATCAGGCATTTTGTGAGAACCTGCTAGAGCGAGCAGTGGATTCGCTTGTGAAGCCTCAGACTAGGAAAGAGATAGTGGgacaagaggaggaggagccgTG CGAGTTCTCCAGTGCCATGGAGTACCTGAAATTGCTCAACTCTTTCTTGGACTCGATGGGAAGTGGAGCCCCACCCTTTGCCAGCAATTCTGTACTCAAGTCTGCTCTGG GCCCTGACGTGGTGTGCAGATGGTGGTCAGCAGCAGTGGCTATGGCAATCGGTTGGCTCAGAGGAGACGATGCAGCTGTGAGGTCACATTTTGCAGAAGTGGAGCGCATGCCGAAATCCCTGGAGATGTCAGA GAATGCCCTGGTGAAAGCCACCTTCTATGTGTGCAGAGCCATGCAGGCCTCTCTCTCTGGGAAGGCAGACGGACAGCAGAGTTCCCTGGGTCACTGCGAGAGGGCCAGCAGTCACTTATGGAACAGTCTCAACATGAGCAGCGGCGTCTCCAGCACCGTCCTCAACAAT ATGATCCAGCTGCTGGCCTGTGACTTGCTGCTCTCTCTCCGCACCAGCCTGTGGCAGAAGCAGGCGAATGCCAGCCAGGCCCTGGGTGAGACCTACCACGCCTCTGCCCCCGAGCTGACGGGCTTCCAGCGTGACCTCGGCAGCCTGCGCAAGCTGGCCCACGGCTTTAGGCCTGCTTATCGCAAG GTCTTCCTCCACGAGGCCACCGTGCGCCTGATGGCGGGTGCCAGCCCTACCCGCACCcaccagctgctggagcacagctTGAGGCGACGCACACCCCAGAGCAGCAAGCAAG GTGAGCTGGACACCCTGCCGGGCCAGAGGGAGCGAGCCACAGCCATCCTGTTGGCCTGCCGccatctccccctctccttcctttcctccccgGGCCAGCGAGCGGTCCTGCTGGCTGAGGCTGCCCGCACCCTGGAGAAGGTGGGGGACAAGCGTTCCTGCAATGACTGCCAGCAGATGATCGTCAAGCTGAGTGGAGGCACAGCCATCGCTGCCTCCTAA